A region from the Aquimarina sp. ERC-38 genome encodes:
- a CDS encoding LytR/AlgR family response regulator transcription factor translates to MNILIIEDETPAFKKLLFHVTKCLPSDFEHMHTRTVDDSIQALEETSYDLILSDIKIVGGMSFDVFNAIKVITPIIFCTAYDEHLLNAFQSNGIAYVIKPYTQQDIDSALKKYRSLFQDRFIEKDFFQQFKTLISQKDNYKKRFAIKKPEGITLVNTKNVCYIEACGDFCKLRDSDGRLHSFSRSIGVLSNQLNPEHFFRINRSYVVNIDSIEKIAPYSKNRLSIKVKGLSTSLITSTASTRDFRKWIDR, encoded by the coding sequence ATGAACATTCTTATCATAGAAGACGAGACTCCTGCTTTTAAGAAACTACTATTTCATGTTACGAAATGCTTACCTTCAGATTTTGAACACATGCATACACGTACCGTGGATGACTCTATACAAGCTCTTGAAGAAACAAGTTATGATTTGATTTTATCTGATATTAAAATAGTAGGAGGGATGTCATTTGATGTTTTTAATGCTATTAAAGTGATTACACCCATTATATTCTGTACCGCTTATGATGAACATCTGTTAAACGCCTTTCAATCCAATGGTATTGCATATGTTATAAAACCATATACACAACAAGATATTGATAGTGCTTTAAAAAAGTATCGAAGTTTATTTCAAGATAGGTTTATTGAAAAAGACTTTTTCCAACAATTTAAAACACTTATTAGTCAAAAAGACAATTACAAAAAACGATTTGCGATTAAAAAACCTGAAGGCATCACACTTGTAAACACAAAAAATGTATGTTATATAGAAGCATGTGGTGATTTCTGTAAGCTCAGGGATAGTGATGGTAGACTACATAGTTTTTCAAGATCTATTGGTGTATTATCTAATCAGTTAAATCCAGAACATTTTTTTAGAATAAATAGAAGTTATGTAGTAAATATAGATTCTATAGAAAAAATAGCACCCTACAGTAAGAATAGGTTAAGTATAAAAGTAAAGGGATTATCTACATCTTTAATAACTAGTACGGCTTCTACCAGAGATTTTAGAAAATGGATAGATAGATGA
- a CDS encoding 4'-phosphopantetheinyl transferase superfamily protein: protein MIGNDIVNLTLARKQSNWQRKGWLEKVFTNDEISYIQNSLVPEHSVWMLWSQKEAAYKAHQRLTRCKSWYQPKKIICSLTNEVVTIDNYTFFTTTDIHPEYIYSQAYLKNKISYSQICPGAQGEVRQLLLKYLSKTNFLQIQHLKIVKDSLGIPYIHYHQQQYPQSFSITHHGNYAAFNM from the coding sequence ATGATCGGGAATGATATAGTGAATCTTACACTAGCCCGAAAACAAAGTAACTGGCAACGTAAAGGTTGGTTAGAAAAGGTATTTACTAATGACGAAATAAGCTATATTCAAAATTCTTTAGTTCCGGAGCATAGCGTTTGGATGTTATGGTCTCAAAAAGAAGCAGCTTATAAAGCCCATCAAAGACTTACCCGTTGTAAATCCTGGTATCAACCCAAAAAAATCATTTGTTCGTTAACCAACGAGGTAGTTACTATTGATAACTATACTTTCTTTACTACTACTGATATCCATCCGGAGTATATCTATAGCCAGGCATATTTAAAAAATAAAATTAGTTATTCGCAAATATGCCCAGGAGCTCAAGGTGAAGTTCGTCAACTTTTATTAAAGTATCTCTCAAAAACGAATTTCCTACAGATCCAACATCTTAAGATTGTAAAGGATTCCTTGGGGATTCCATATATACATTATCACCAACAACAATACCCTCAATCCTTTTCTATTACACACCACGGAAATTATGCTGCATTTAATATGTAG
- a CDS encoding 3-hydroxyacyl-ACP dehydratase FabZ family protein has protein sequence MIKTTEEIISLLPYQEPFLFVDKIESISDEGCTGYYTLQPDAFFYKGHFKDHPVTPGVILTEIMAQIGLVCLGIYLSDVKLQLNQVGVAMSSTHMEFLKSVLPSEKVKVTSLKQYFRFNKLKCEVRMFNELNILVAKGTISGMIVPISNEK, from the coding sequence ATGATTAAAACAACCGAAGAAATTATTTCTTTATTACCTTATCAGGAACCATTTTTATTTGTAGATAAAATTGAAAGTATTTCTGATGAAGGATGTACCGGATATTATACGTTACAACCTGATGCGTTTTTTTATAAAGGACATTTTAAAGACCACCCAGTCACCCCGGGAGTCATCCTTACTGAAATAATGGCACAGATCGGATTAGTCTGTTTGGGTATTTATCTTAGTGATGTGAAATTACAACTGAATCAGGTAGGGGTTGCGATGAGTAGTACCCATATGGAGTTTTTAAAATCAGTATTACCCAGTGAAAAAGTAAAAGTAACTTCCTTAAAGCAATACTTTAGGTTTAATAAGCTAAAATGCGAAGTACGAATGTTTAACGAACTGAATATATTAGTAGCAAAGGGTACTATTTCAGGGATGATTGTACCCATTTCTAATGAAAAATAG
- a CDS encoding toxin-antitoxin system YwqK family antitoxin, translated as MFANVLTVFLFFILLLNSCTSQMQELDISDKELTLKDGMMYYQNKPFTGMLFSKTDTITLAKIPYLEGKKHGKEERFYHNGARAAVRYFTNGKESGTHKAWWNNGQLEFIHQFDDFGNPTGVQRDWYASGQLAKEFNYIDGKENGTQRIWNVDGKIKANYQVIQGERFGLIGAEGCKSDTYVD; from the coding sequence ATGTTTGCTAACGTACTAACCGTTTTTCTATTTTTTATCCTTTTGTTAAACTCTTGTACGTCTCAGATGCAGGAATTGGATATTAGTGATAAGGAATTGACCTTAAAAGATGGAATGATGTATTATCAGAACAAACCTTTTACAGGTATGCTTTTTTCTAAAACGGATACGATTACCCTAGCTAAAATACCTTATTTGGAAGGAAAAAAACATGGTAAGGAAGAAAGATTCTATCATAATGGTGCCCGGGCAGCGGTACGCTATTTTACAAACGGAAAAGAATCAGGAACCCATAAAGCCTGGTGGAATAACGGCCAACTGGAATTTATCCATCAATTTGATGATTTTGGAAATCCTACGGGTGTGCAACGGGATTGGTATGCTTCCGGACAGTTAGCCAAAGAATTTAACTACATTGACGGTAAAGAAAATGGCACCCAACGGATTTGGAATGTTGACGGAAAAATAAAAGCTAATTATCAGGTTATTCAGGGAGAACGCTTTGGGTTAATTGGCGCCGAAGGTTGTAAATCAGATACGTATGTGGATTAG
- a CDS encoding lytic polysaccharide monooxygenase encodes MQKHKLKFQKLNKVSLYFTKRSIHLALCAIVLFAPLQSVVSHGTVTYPPSRSWVCFQEDPQSPDSPACEAAIIGWGTQAFYDWNEVARMDAGGKHRTIINDGNLASAGRPDKYGGLDQVRNDWVATAVKPGPLTVTWTNTAPHQTLYYEVYITKASWTPDQPLTWDSLELLTRTEPRDASATDNIDIVLPPRTGKHILFSIWQRSLTPEAFYATSDIDFGNTLLPNQPPVPAFEGDAGRCGGETVAFDASGTTDPNGDTLTYTWDFGDGTSATGKTVSHTYTGLESADVTLTVSDGEFTEKLSKSVSLVKDAKCEEVVCPFDTPRPSALPSMNATFNNIYALGEDAPDLSNVSKFNVNWDLGNKGLYVFSLNTDNGQPSWYVDLKSSATYTFDSANPTITLTGTGIDGMDGSYNVTINENDFVMVSQSGGFTLYLSNSTTPPSCSGGSGGSNKAPVASLTATPISGTAPLEVSFDASGSTDADGDDLTYVIDYGNGTSGSTAISSYTYTETGTYTARVSVSDGKGGNDMASVTIQVGNLDTNDGTCDFETPTALATRDNSFSNVHILGKNGPNMDNMTKFTIKWSLENNGLYQFAFDLNVAPWYIDFSGASQSFNSENPQITLVNTGIDGLDGTYDVAVDGSNFALVADSYTIYFSNSTQAPDCDANNKSVEELSFTMYPNPAIANVVIENSEDLIDSRLTLTDLSGKTLRSMLIDTSTRQINMNVSGLPSGLYLIKIANRSGANRTLKLIVE; translated from the coding sequence ATGCAAAAACACAAACTCAAATTTCAAAAATTAAATAAAGTTTCGCTTTATTTTACAAAAAGGTCTATACACCTTGCCCTATGTGCGATAGTACTATTTGCCCCTCTTCAATCTGTTGTATCACACGGTACGGTTACCTATCCGCCTAGTCGGTCATGGGTATGTTTTCAGGAAGATCCGCAAAGTCCGGACTCCCCTGCTTGTGAAGCAGCCATTATCGGTTGGGGTACCCAGGCTTTTTATGATTGGAACGAAGTAGCACGAATGGATGCCGGAGGAAAACACCGTACCATCATTAATGACGGTAACCTGGCGAGTGCCGGACGTCCTGATAAATACGGAGGACTCGACCAAGTGCGTAACGACTGGGTAGCTACCGCAGTAAAACCAGGACCTCTGACGGTAACATGGACGAATACCGCACCACACCAGACTTTATATTATGAAGTTTATATTACCAAGGCTAGTTGGACTCCGGATCAACCCCTTACCTGGGATAGCCTGGAACTCCTTACCCGTACCGAACCAAGAGATGCTTCGGCTACGGATAATATTGATATAGTACTTCCTCCCAGAACCGGTAAGCATATCCTTTTTAGTATCTGGCAACGCTCTTTAACCCCGGAAGCTTTCTATGCTACCAGTGATATAGATTTTGGAAATACTTTATTACCTAATCAACCACCCGTACCTGCTTTTGAAGGTGATGCCGGGAGATGTGGAGGAGAAACAGTCGCATTTGACGCTTCAGGTACTACGGATCCTAACGGAGATACGTTAACTTATACCTGGGACTTTGGAGACGGAACAAGTGCAACTGGTAAAACGGTGTCTCATACCTATACAGGATTAGAAAGTGCTGACGTAACCTTAACCGTATCTGACGGTGAATTTACAGAAAAGTTAAGTAAATCCGTTAGCTTGGTGAAAGATGCTAAGTGCGAAGAAGTGGTTTGTCCTTTTGATACACCAAGACCATCGGCCTTACCTTCTATGAACGCAACTTTTAATAACATATATGCTCTAGGTGAAGACGCTCCGGATTTGAGTAATGTGAGTAAATTCAATGTTAATTGGGATTTAGGAAATAAAGGTTTATACGTTTTCTCCTTAAATACAGATAACGGTCAGCCTAGTTGGTACGTTGATTTAAAATCTTCTGCCACTTATACGTTTGACTCGGCTAACCCAACCATTACCCTAACAGGTACGGGTATTGACGGAATGGATGGTTCATATAACGTAACTATCAATGAAAATGATTTTGTAATGGTATCACAATCCGGTGGCTTTACTTTATATCTTAGTAATTCAACTACCCCTCCTTCCTGTAGTGGTGGTTCCGGAGGAAGTAATAAAGCTCCGGTAGCTTCACTAACTGCCACTCCGATCAGTGGTACGGCTCCGTTAGAAGTTTCTTTTGACGCATCCGGATCAACCGATGCTGATGGTGATGATCTTACCTACGTTATTGATTATGGTAACGGGACTAGTGGAAGTACTGCTATATCTTCTTATACCTATACTGAAACTGGAACTTATACCGCAAGGGTAAGCGTATCTGATGGAAAAGGTGGTAATGATATGGCCAGCGTTACCATCCAGGTAGGTAACTTGGATACAAATGATGGAACTTGCGATTTTGAAACTCCAACTGCTCTGGCAACCAGGGATAATTCCTTTAGTAACGTACATATTCTAGGAAAAAATGGTCCAAATATGGATAATATGACCAAATTTACCATAAAATGGAGCTTAGAAAATAATGGATTATACCAATTCGCTTTTGACTTAAACGTTGCGCCATGGTATATTGATTTTAGTGGTGCGAGCCAAAGTTTTAATAGTGAAAACCCTCAAATTACCTTGGTGAATACTGGTATAGACGGATTAGACGGAACCTATGATGTTGCTGTTGATGGTAGTAATTTTGCTTTGGTAGCAGATTCTTATACGATTTATTTTAGTAATTCTACGCAAGCACCTGATTGTGATGCGAATAATAAAAGCGTTGAAGAACTTTCATTTACTATGTATCCTAATCCTGCAATCGCCAATGTGGTCATTGAAAATTCGGAAGATTTGATAGACAGTAGGCTTACGCTTACCGATTTATCCGGGAAGACCTTACGCTCTATGCTAATCGATACTAGTACCAGACAGATTAATATGAACGTATCCGGATTACCATCAGGATTATACTTGATTAAAATAGCAAATCGATCCGGTGCTAATCGTACCTTAAAACTTATTGTAGAATAA
- a CDS encoding multidrug effflux MFS transporter yields MLQKIRQFEFIALMASLMSITALCIDAVLPALSDMGKALGTTHPADEQLIITMIFLGMGIGPLAYGPISDSVGRKPVVYIGFLIFGVASLLCVYATNLQTMIIGRILQGIGLSAPRTMSIAMIRDKYSGDYMARIMSFVTVVFILVPIIAPTIGKGILEFSDWKGIFYGQLLISVFVSLWFWQRQAETLPTAYKTPLSFKRVRFGFKEVLKNKQAIGYTLITGFIVGSFMTYLSTAQQIFEVQYDLADQFPFVFGLLAFSVGVAILLNGVLVLKIGMYQLVKIALFTFFAISLTYVILLYNSGNPVIEILIIFLIVQFLAIGFLFGNLRALAMEPMGHVAGVGASVSGFISTILAVPISFWIGTFVTATVLPIFIGFSICALISILILVYINRVT; encoded by the coding sequence ATGCTTCAAAAAATCAGACAATTTGAGTTTATAGCCTTAATGGCTTCCTTAATGTCGATCACCGCACTATGTATTGATGCCGTACTTCCTGCATTATCTGATATGGGTAAAGCACTAGGCACAACCCATCCGGCGGATGAACAACTTATCATCACCATGATTTTCTTAGGTATGGGGATTGGCCCTCTAGCTTACGGACCTATCTCAGACAGTGTGGGACGAAAACCTGTAGTCTATATTGGTTTCTTAATTTTTGGAGTAGCCAGTTTACTTTGTGTTTACGCCACTAATTTACAAACAATGATTATCGGTAGAATCCTACAGGGTATAGGATTGTCTGCCCCACGAACCATGAGCATTGCGATGATCCGGGATAAGTATAGTGGGGATTATATGGCGCGTATTATGTCTTTTGTTACCGTCGTATTTATCTTAGTACCTATTATAGCACCAACTATAGGAAAAGGTATTTTAGAATTTTCTGATTGGAAAGGAATTTTCTACGGTCAGCTTCTCATAAGTGTATTTGTTAGCCTATGGTTTTGGCAAAGACAAGCTGAAACCTTACCGACCGCATATAAAACCCCGCTAAGTTTTAAACGGGTACGTTTTGGGTTTAAAGAGGTACTAAAAAACAAACAAGCCATTGGGTATACCTTAATCACCGGTTTTATTGTCGGATCTTTTATGACCTATTTGAGTACGGCTCAACAAATTTTCGAAGTTCAATATGACCTGGCAGATCAGTTTCCATTTGTTTTTGGACTATTAGCTTTTTCCGTAGGAGTTGCCATATTATTAAACGGAGTGTTAGTTCTTAAAATAGGAATGTATCAACTGGTGAAGATTGCGCTATTTACATTTTTTGCAATTTCGCTTACGTATGTGATCCTACTTTACAATTCAGGTAATCCTGTAATAGAAATTCTTATTATCTTTCTTATCGTCCAATTTTTAGCTATCGGTTTCCTTTTTGGAAATTTAAGAGCATTGGCTATGGAACCCATGGGTCATGTAGCAGGTGTCGGTGCATCCGTTTCCGGTTTTATTTCAACCATTCTTGCAGTACCTATTAGTTTTTGGATTGGAACTTTTGTTACTGCTACCGTATTACCTATTTTTATCGGATTCAGCATTTGCGCATTGATTTCGATATTGATTTTAGTATATATTAATAGAGTAACTTAA
- a CDS encoding SCO family protein, whose amino-acid sequence MWIRKLGIIVLLAGCLCSCKNQKTSEASEKPIKLAEKKVTQLPFYNTADFTPTWNPSQTDVKKIHKISDFSFTNQLGNKITNKDLNGYIYVANFFFTTCPSICVRLTNNMLTLQDVYQNDPDIKLISHSVFPEYDSVEILKKYGERFKINPEQWYLVTGEKDKIYKLARDAYFADDTYKQTHDKNAFIHTENLVLVDKQGHIRGVYKGTLPEEVERLQRHIEILKKEG is encoded by the coding sequence ATGTGGATTAGAAAATTAGGAATTATTGTTTTACTAGCAGGATGCTTATGTTCCTGTAAAAATCAAAAAACTAGTGAAGCCAGTGAAAAACCCATCAAACTAGCCGAAAAAAAAGTAACGCAACTCCCCTTTTATAATACGGCAGACTTCACTCCTACCTGGAACCCAAGTCAAACCGACGTCAAAAAAATTCATAAAATTTCCGACTTTAGTTTTACCAATCAATTAGGAAATAAAATTACCAATAAAGACTTAAATGGATATATTTATGTAGCCAACTTTTTCTTTACTACCTGCCCAAGTATTTGTGTAAGGTTAACAAATAATATGCTTACTTTACAGGATGTTTATCAGAACGATCCGGACATTAAATTAATTTCGCATAGCGTCTTTCCGGAGTATGATTCCGTTGAAATTTTAAAAAAATACGGGGAGAGATTTAAAATAAATCCCGAGCAATGGTATCTAGTTACTGGGGAAAAAGACAAAATTTATAAATTGGCTCGAGACGCCTATTTTGCTGATGATACCTATAAACAAACACACGATAAAAACGCCTTTATCCATACCGAAAATTTGGTGTTAGTAGATAAACAAGGTCATATTCGTGGTGTGTATAAAGGTACCTTACCTGAGGAAGTAGAACGTTTACAACGACATATTGAAATTTTAAAGAAAGAAGGCTAA
- a CDS encoding acyl carrier protein: MDDKALFIPKIKEIIAPYVENQENFENISLDTDFIQDLDINSANLVDIILDVEDAYQIEIDNDAMNRMTTVGASIEVIQEKKK; the protein is encoded by the coding sequence ATGGATGATAAAGCGCTTTTTATTCCAAAAATTAAAGAAATTATAGCTCCATACGTTGAAAATCAGGAAAATTTTGAAAATATTTCCCTAGATACTGATTTTATACAAGATCTAGATATTAATTCAGCTAATCTGGTAGATATTATACTTGATGTAGAGGATGCTTATCAGATTGAAATAGATAACGATGCTATGAACCGCATGACAACCGTAGGCGCTTCTATAGAAGTTATTCAGGAAAAGAAGAAATAG
- a CDS encoding beta-ketoacyl-[acyl-carrier-protein] synthase family protein, translated as MKNRRVVVTGLGVVAPNGHTVADFNEAIQNGTSGITHFEELEKLNFSCQVAGIPKYNKDYLNNYFTQLQQRGLLATGLEYGVIAGMDAWKDAKLPVVPKDESPNYDAGIIMGSGTMGVGKFREAILKVDEGKVRRLGSTTVLQTMASGVSAYLGGILGCGNMVTTNSSACSTGTEAILLGYERIQSGNAEVMLVGSTSDSGPYIWGGFDAMRILPSQYNHRPEQASRPMSQDATGFVPGSGAGALVLESLDSALQRDATIYAEILGGHVNNGGQRKGGSLTAPNNEAVQRCIQKAVANAQIDPNEIDAINGHLTATTKDPVEIDNWSKALDRSGSDFPYVNSLKSMIGHCIAASGSIESVASVLQLHHGFIFGNINCEPIHADILIQVDSNRIVQKTQNISVNIIAKASFGFGDVNACVIFKKFKK; from the coding sequence ATGAAAAATAGAAGGGTAGTGGTTACCGGATTAGGTGTAGTGGCACCTAATGGTCATACCGTAGCTGATTTTAATGAGGCTATTCAAAATGGAACCAGCGGGATTACTCATTTTGAGGAATTAGAAAAATTAAATTTTTCATGCCAAGTAGCTGGTATACCGAAATATAACAAAGATTACTTAAATAATTACTTTACTCAACTTCAACAACGGGGTTTACTAGCCACTGGCTTAGAGTACGGGGTTATTGCAGGCATGGATGCCTGGAAAGATGCAAAACTACCGGTAGTTCCAAAAGACGAAAGTCCCAACTACGACGCAGGAATCATTATGGGTTCTGGTACCATGGGAGTAGGTAAATTTCGGGAAGCTATTTTAAAGGTAGATGAAGGGAAGGTAAGACGTTTGGGTAGCACAACAGTACTGCAAACTATGGCTAGTGGTGTCAGTGCGTATTTAGGTGGTATTTTAGGTTGTGGGAACATGGTTACTACAAATTCATCAGCCTGTAGTACAGGTACTGAGGCGATTTTGTTGGGTTATGAGCGAATTCAATCCGGAAATGCAGAAGTTATGTTAGTAGGCAGTACTAGCGATAGCGGACCTTATATTTGGGGAGGCTTTGACGCTATGCGTATTTTACCCAGCCAATATAATCATCGTCCTGAACAAGCTTCAAGACCTATGAGTCAGGATGCAACCGGTTTTGTACCCGGTAGTGGTGCCGGGGCATTAGTACTCGAAAGTTTGGATAGTGCACTACAACGCGATGCAACCATTTACGCTGAAATTTTGGGGGGACATGTAAATAATGGCGGACAACGTAAGGGAGGTAGTCTTACAGCTCCTAACAATGAAGCAGTACAACGATGTATCCAAAAAGCTGTCGCTAATGCGCAAATTGATCCGAATGAAATTGATGCTATTAATGGTCACTTAACGGCCACTACCAAAGACCCGGTAGAGATTGACAATTGGAGTAAAGCTTTAGATAGAAGCGGTTCGGATTTTCCCTATGTTAATTCTTTAAAATCTATGATTGGACATTGTATTGCTGCTTCCGGCAGTATCGAGAGTGTTGCTAGCGTATTGCAGTTGCATCACGGGTTTATCTTCGGTAACATTAATTGCGAACCTATCCACGCGGATATTTTAATACAAGTAGATTCGAATAGAATAGTGCAAAAAACTCAGAATATTTCAGTAAATATTATCGCAAAAGCTAGTTTTGGTTTTGGTGATGTCAATGCATGTGTTATCTTTAAAAAGTTTAAGAAATAA
- a CDS encoding DUF4251 domain-containing protein → MRILIKVGVLLIVSMLWGSCKTSQVNNTELLSGSKVEQLLQNRNLEMQMQWANPLNTVAINAILNSGLLPPGQTGNQISLIGNGNYFRIKGDTIAAYLPFYGERRFGGAYGRDAQIEFEDIPKNLEITRNEKKGYFDLKFEIRDKNHSTDNYQVSAQLYPGNKGVVTINSSSRTVISYSGTIQPLAKEEVVSVEGKE, encoded by the coding sequence ATGCGAATTTTAATTAAAGTAGGAGTTTTATTAATAGTTTCTATGCTATGGGGAAGTTGTAAGACCTCTCAGGTAAATAATACAGAACTACTTTCAGGAAGTAAGGTAGAACAGCTATTACAAAACCGAAACCTGGAAATGCAGATGCAATGGGCTAATCCACTTAATACGGTAGCGATAAATGCCATTTTGAATAGTGGCTTATTACCACCGGGTCAGACCGGAAATCAAATTAGTCTTATTGGTAATGGTAATTATTTTAGAATTAAAGGAGATACCATAGCTGCGTATTTACCTTTTTATGGTGAAAGAAGATTTGGAGGTGCCTATGGTCGGGATGCTCAAATAGAGTTTGAAGATATTCCTAAAAATTTAGAGATTACCCGAAATGAGAAAAAAGGATATTTTGATTTAAAATTTGAAATTCGCGATAAAAATCATTCTACAGACAACTATCAAGTAAGTGCGCAATTGTATCCTGGAAATAAAGGAGTGGTTACGATTAATAGCAGTAGCCGAACGGTTATTTCATATAGTGGTACCATTCAGCCTTTAGCTAAAGAGGAAGTAGTATCTGTTGAAGGGAAGGAGTAG